One genomic window of Vulpes vulpes isolate BD-2025 chromosome 11, VulVul3, whole genome shotgun sequence includes the following:
- the CWC15 gene encoding spliceosome-associated protein CWC15 homolog gives MTTAARPTFEPARGGRGKGEGDLSQLSKQYSSRDLPSHTKIKYRQTTQDAPEEVRNRDFRRELEERERAAAREKNRDRPTREHTTSSSVSKKPRLDQIPAANLDADDPLTDEEDEDEDFEEESDDDDTAALLAELEKIKKERAEEQARKEQEQKAEEERIRMENILSGNPLLNLTGPSQPQANFKVKRRWDDDVVFKNCAKGVDDQKKDKRFVNDTLRSEFHKKFMEKYIK, from the exons ATGACGACAGCAGCTAGGCCAACTTTTGAACCTGCAAGAggtgggagaggaaaaggagaaggtgaTTTGAGCCAACTCTCAAAGCAGTATTCAAGTAGAGACCTACCTTCTCatacaaagataaaatatag ACAAACTACTCAGGATGCCCCTGAAGAGGTTCGCAACCGTGACTTCAGGAGGGagctggaagagagagagagagctgctgcaagagaaaaaaacagagaccGTCCAACAAGAG AACATACAACCTCCTCGTCGGTGTCAAAGAAGCCTCGGTTAGACCAGATTCCTGCTGCCAACCTTGATGCAGATGATCCTCTAACAgat gaGGAAGACGAGGATGAAGATTTTGAAGAGGAGAGTGATGATGATGACACTGCAGCTCTTCTTgcagaactagaaaaaattaaaaaagaaagagctgaaGAGCAGGCCAGGAag GAACAAGAACAGAAAGCTGAGGAAGAAAGAATACGTATGGAAAACATTTTGAGTGGAAACCCTCTCCTTAATCTCACTGGTCCATCCCAGCCTCAGGCCAACTTCAAAGTTAAAAGAAG gTGGGATGATGATGTTGTTTTCAAGAACTGTGCAAAAGGTGTAGATGAtcagaagaaagacaaaagatttGTAAATGACACACTGCGATCTGAATTTCACAAAAAGTTCAtggagaaatatattaaatag